A section of the Clostridium omnivorum genome encodes:
- a CDS encoding DMT family transporter, with translation MNKAKAYSMIQALLAAALFGASAPLSKILLGHIEPIPLAAFLYLGSGVGMILYRLAIKIIKKNKDNEAPLIKKDYPWLLGAVIFGGVIAPIILMYSLKITPASTAALLLNFESIATTIIAAGVFKEAIGKRSLMAILFITAASIILSWDFSNQWGLSIGTLGILAACICWGIDNNFTRNISSKNPFTIVTIKGFGAGFFSLILTLITGSMFPSIETVVKAMLLGCFSYGFSIVLFVLAMRNLGSARTSALFGTSPFIGVILAFILLREIPTVMFLVSLPIMIFGTVLLLKEEHCHKHIHEATIHEHRHCHEDNHHDHVHLPGEIPANGYHSHVHEHKEIEHEHQHMPDIHHRHTH, from the coding sequence GTGAATAAAGCAAAGGCATATTCAATGATACAAGCTTTATTAGCTGCAGCACTATTTGGTGCTAGTGCTCCTCTTTCTAAAATTCTTTTAGGTCATATAGAACCTATTCCACTTGCCGCTTTTTTATATTTGGGTAGTGGGGTTGGTATGATCTTATATAGGTTAGCAATAAAAATTATAAAAAAGAATAAAGATAATGAGGCACCATTAATAAAAAAGGATTATCCATGGCTACTCGGTGCAGTAATCTTTGGGGGGGTTATAGCTCCTATTATTTTGATGTATTCTTTAAAGATAACACCAGCTTCAACTGCTGCTCTGCTGCTCAATTTTGAGAGCATAGCTACTACAATAATAGCTGCAGGTGTATTTAAAGAAGCTATAGGCAAAAGGAGTTTAATGGCAATATTATTTATTACAGCAGCAAGTATAATTTTGTCATGGGATTTTAGTAATCAGTGGGGGCTATCTATTGGTACCTTAGGAATTTTAGCAGCGTGTATATGTTGGGGAATAGATAATAATTTTACTAGAAACATTTCCTCAAAAAATCCATTTACTATTGTTACTATCAAAGGATTTGGAGCAGGATTTTTTTCTCTTATACTAACGCTTATTACAGGAAGTATGTTCCCCAGCATTGAGACAGTAGTAAAAGCTATGCTTCTTGGTTGCTTTAGTTATGGCTTCAGCATAGTATTATTTGTGCTTGCAATGAGAAATTTAGGCAGTGCTAGAACATCAGCCTTATTTGGAACTTCACCTTTTATAGGAGTAATTTTGGCATTTATATTACTACGAGAAATACCAACGGTAATGTTTTTGGTTTCTCTTCCTATAATGATTTTTGGAACAGTTCTTTTGTTAAAAGAAGAACATTGTCATAAACATATACATGAAGCAACCATACATGAACACAGACACTGCCATGAGGATAATCATCATGACCATGTGCATTTGCCAGGTGAAATACCTGCAAATGGATATCACTCGCACGTACATGAACATAAAGAAATAGAGCATGAGCACCAGCATATGCCGGACATTCACCATAGGCATACTCATTGA
- a CDS encoding DUF5685 family protein: protein MFGYVTPCKMELKVKDFEKFKAYYCGLCKSIKKNYGNIPRMTLNYDMTFLAILLDSFQDKKCEFENQGCVVHPTGKKVVIINNNAIDYAAFCNVSLAYYKLLDDVWDDNSIKSKAYSSILKSYIDKVPVNLSSLQIKIEEKLKELYFLEKNATGKNIDELSNPFAELTGIILSSFNETYKDKLYWLGYNLGKWIYIIDAFDDLEKDIQKNKFNALNAAYNSSNLPYNEFYDNIESRVDFLLVSCAANCYESLEGMDLKKNEDIIKNILQFGLMEKMDKVFKRSVNEYEKSI from the coding sequence ATGTTTGGATATGTAACTCCTTGTAAAATGGAACTTAAAGTTAAAGATTTTGAGAAATTTAAAGCATACTACTGCGGTCTATGCAAATCTATAAAGAAAAACTATGGTAATATACCTAGGATGACTTTAAATTATGATATGACCTTTTTAGCTATATTATTGGATTCCTTTCAGGATAAAAAGTGCGAATTTGAAAATCAAGGCTGTGTTGTACACCCCACTGGTAAAAAAGTAGTTATTATAAATAATAATGCTATTGACTATGCAGCCTTTTGTAATGTTTCATTAGCTTATTATAAGCTGCTGGATGATGTATGGGATGACAATTCCATTAAAAGCAAAGCTTATTCCTCTATATTGAAAAGCTATATTGATAAAGTTCCTGTAAACTTAAGCTCACTTCAAATTAAAATTGAAGAAAAGCTAAAGGAACTCTATTTCCTTGAAAAGAATGCCACAGGAAAAAATATCGATGAACTTAGTAATCCTTTTGCAGAACTTACAGGTATAATCCTATCAAGTTTTAATGAAACATATAAAGATAAGCTATATTGGTTAGGCTATAACTTAGGTAAATGGATTTATATTATTGATGCATTTGATGACTTAGAAAAGGATATTCAAAAGAATAAATTTAATGCACTTAATGCTGCATATAATAGCAGTAACCTTCCTTATAATGAATTCTATGATAATATTGAAAGCCGAGTAGATTTTTTGTTAGTTTCCTGTGCTGCAAATTGTTATGAATCATTAGAAGGCATGGATCTTAAAAAGAACGAAGATATTATAAAAAATATATTACAGTTTGGATTAATGGAAAAAATGGACAAAGTTTTTAAAAGGAGTGTAAATGAGTATGAGAAATCCATATGA
- a CDS encoding 2'-5' RNA ligase family protein has translation MVKRCVMIFPHFDNIKIIDDIRRKYDPLAEHVRPHITLVFPFESDMETDKLEEHIEAVISDIKPFSVTLSGITPSKSFGNYLFLNIRDGYNNIVLMHKRIYTGILEEFYPVWLKNAEFMPHMTVGNMSDIKEFSRAVVETSSIDEVFETTVHTISVEIIGENEDSIIELNIPLGENYIE, from the coding sequence ATGGTAAAACGTTGTGTAATGATATTTCCGCATTTTGATAATATTAAAATAATTGATGATATAAGAAGAAAGTATGATCCACTTGCAGAACATGTAAGACCTCATATTACTTTGGTATTTCCATTTGAAAGTGATATGGAAACAGATAAATTAGAAGAGCATATAGAAGCTGTGATTTCAGATATTAAGCCATTTTCTGTTACTCTTAGTGGAATTACTCCTTCAAAGTCATTTGGAAACTACTTATTTTTAAACATAAGAGACGGTTATAATAATATAGTTTTAATGCATAAAAGAATATATACGGGAATATTGGAAGAGTTTTATCCAGTATGGTTAAAAAATGCTGAATTTATGCCTCATATGACTGTTGGTAATATGAGTGATATAAAGGAGTTTAGTAGGGCTGTAGTAGAAACTAGCAGTATAGATGAAGTGTTTGAAACCACTGTGCATACTATAAGTGTTGAGATAATTGGTGAAAATGAAGATTCCATTATTGAATTAAACATTCCGCTGGGAGAAAATTATATAGAATAA
- a CDS encoding alpha/beta hydrolase translates to MINKSFIKVKSSFGQEIENLYFTHSSKANSIVILFPGSDYSCDRPILHYARKVALLSGCDVLSLEYGSFNSSKETLDDFLDRIIKESYEAVQSCLANTYENIYFISKSLGTIVAGEISELIGYKKANNLFLTPIKDTEKYIMKSSCSIVVGTNDKFFSRKDVDDIENPNVDIHIIEGAVHSLEVDDYIKSIQILNDVTKICADFVKHDR, encoded by the coding sequence TTGATAAATAAGAGTTTTATAAAAGTGAAATCTTCCTTTGGACAAGAAATTGAAAATCTTTATTTTACACATTCCTCAAAAGCTAATTCAATAGTTATTCTATTTCCTGGCTCAGATTATAGCTGTGATAGGCCAATACTGCACTATGCAAGAAAAGTAGCGTTATTATCAGGATGTGATGTACTTAGCTTAGAATATGGAAGCTTTAATAGTAGTAAGGAAACCTTAGATGATTTCTTGGATAGAATTATTAAGGAATCATACGAAGCTGTTCAATCATGTTTAGCTAATACATATGAAAATATATATTTTATAAGTAAAAGTTTAGGCACTATTGTTGCTGGTGAAATTAGTGAACTAATAGGATATAAAAAGGCCAATAATTTGTTTCTTACACCTATAAAGGATACAGAGAAGTATATTATGAAATCTAGCTGCAGCATTGTTGTAGGAACTAATGATAAATTTTTTAGCAGAAAGGATGTAGATGATATAGAAAATCCTAATGTAGATATACATATCATTGAAGGGGCAGTTCATTCACTTGAAGTAGATGATTATATTAAAAGCATACAAATATTAAATGATGTTACTAAAATATGCGCTGACTTTGTAAAGCATGATAGGTAA
- a CDS encoding DUF4397 domain-containing protein — MYHSPYDDFISNSIRAPQPNSYVRFFNTSPNSPALYVYANDTLIAKNLNYKQLTQYVPAPVGNYIIKVYPAGKDTNPVLTSEVYIPPNTIFNVAIVDKYPNLSLYTIPEPVSAQSFGRPCIRFINLSPDSPEIDVLLSNGTKIFNSVGYKFITDYACIPSGSYSFGIAPAKTTTPVLSTSNVSLNPNSYYTIYALGESPKNFPTEVIIVPEPR, encoded by the coding sequence ATGTATCATAGTCCATATGATGATTTTATATCAAATTCCATTAGAGCACCACAACCAAATTCTTATGTCCGATTTTTCAATACCTCACCAAATTCTCCAGCACTATATGTTTATGCAAATGATACTCTTATAGCAAAAAATCTTAACTATAAACAGCTTACTCAATATGTTCCTGCACCAGTTGGCAATTATATTATAAAAGTATATCCTGCAGGCAAAGATACCAATCCTGTGCTTACATCAGAAGTTTATATTCCACCAAATACAATTTTCAATGTAGCTATTGTTGATAAATACCCAAATTTAAGCTTATATACTATTCCAGAGCCAGTCTCTGCTCAAAGCTTTGGAAGGCCATGTATTAGATTTATTAACCTATCCCCTGACTCTCCTGAAATAGATGTTCTTTTATCAAATGGTACTAAAATATTTAATAGTGTAGGCTATAAATTCATCACTGATTACGCGTGTATTCCTTCAGGAAGCTACAGCTTTGGCATTGCACCTGCTAAAACTACAACCCCAGTATTATCAACATCTAATGTTAGTCTTAATCCTAACAGCTACTATACCATTTACGCACTTGGGGAAAGTCCTAAGAATTTTCCTACCGAAGTAATTATAGTGCCTGAACCTAGATAA
- a CDS encoding GNAT family N-acetyltransferase, translated as MDFDFKKCGNLVYIKKPKFEELNYVAELWSDIKTMTDVGGVVPFPVEKRKAWYEKMVNPTDGKNFYCLIYTLDNVPVGEVSFHRFDKVEGKADFNVKVQSKYRSKGYAKEAIQLLLGYYFFDFGGQVIWDDVINEKGQKALRNFGFNIVSNTDSQILFTMTKDRFEEILNDKGLQQEKSCGAVIYRKKDEHTEFLLIESKDNSYWGFPKGHVEEKESEIDTAIREVYEETGLNIEIDDGFSLETEYFISIDILKKVVYFIGEAEDEPVKIQTEEVEDYKWVQYSDAMDLLTYESSKKLLEAVKEYLGR; from the coding sequence ATGGATTTTGATTTTAAAAAGTGTGGAAATTTAGTTTATATAAAGAAGCCTAAATTTGAAGAATTAAATTATGTAGCAGAATTATGGTCTGATATCAAAACAATGACGGATGTTGGTGGAGTTGTACCATTTCCCGTTGAAAAAAGAAAAGCATGGTATGAAAAGATGGTGAACCCAACTGATGGCAAGAATTTTTATTGCTTAATTTACACTTTAGATAATGTTCCAGTTGGAGAAGTAAGCTTTCATAGGTTTGATAAAGTAGAAGGTAAAGCAGATTTTAATGTTAAAGTTCAAAGTAAATATAGATCAAAAGGATATGCAAAGGAAGCAATTCAGCTTCTTTTAGGTTACTATTTTTTTGATTTTGGTGGACAAGTTATTTGGGATGATGTAATAAATGAAAAAGGACAAAAGGCACTCCGGAATTTCGGATTTAACATTGTATCAAATACTGATAGTCAGATTTTATTTACAATGACAAAAGATAGGTTTGAAGAGATATTAAATGATAAAGGACTACAACAAGAAAAGTCATGTGGTGCAGTCATCTATAGGAAGAAAGATGAACATACTGAGTTTTTATTAATTGAAAGTAAAGATAATAGCTATTGGGGATTTCCCAAAGGACACGTGGAAGAAAAGGAAAGTGAAATTGATACAGCAATAAGAGAAGTATATGAAGAAACAGGACTTAATATTGAAATAGATGATGGATTTAGTCTTGAAACAGAATACTTTATATCAATTGATATATTAAAGAAGGTAGTGTACTTTATTGGAGAAGCTGAAGATGAGCCTGTGAAAATCCAAACAGAGGAAGTTGAAGATTATAAATGGGTTCAATATAGTGATGCTATGGATTTATTAACCTATGAAAGTTCAAAAAAGCTTTTAGAAGCAGTAAAAGAATATCTAGGTAGATGA
- a CDS encoding J domain-containing protein codes for MRNPYEILEIKEGASKDDIKKAYREMVKKYHPDQYGDNPLKDLAEEKLREVNEAYDYLMKNTSDSSSYSNTNSYTNNNYDSNSSTIYNDIRRDLQNGNLNAAEERLNRITVRDAEWNYLMGVLYLRKGWNDNAFNYISNACNLNPSNREYQDTYNQLRNRNNGYRQAYYTRNDRDNDWCNICATLWCADSLCECCGGDLISCC; via the coding sequence ATGAGAAATCCATATGAAATTCTTGAAATTAAAGAAGGTGCCTCAAAGGATGACATAAAAAAGGCATATAGAGAAATGGTTAAAAAATATCATCCTGATCAATACGGTGATAATCCATTAAAAGATTTAGCTGAAGAAAAGCTAAGGGAAGTAAATGAAGCATATGATTATCTTATGAAAAATACTAGTGATAGCTCTAGTTATAGTAATACTAATAGCTATACCAATAATAACTATGATTCAAACAGCAGCACTATATATAACGACATAAGAAGAGATTTACAAAATGGAAATCTAAATGCTGCTGAAGAAAGACTTAATAGGATTACAGTAAGAGATGCAGAGTGGAATTATCTTATGGGAGTATTATATTTAAGAAAAGGCTGGAATGACAATGCATTTAACTATATATCAAATGCATGTAATCTAAACCCTTCAAATAGAGAGTATCAAGATACTTATAATCAGCTTAGAAACAGAAATAATGGTTATAGACAGGCTTATTATACTAGAAATGACAGGGATAATGACTGGTGCAACATATGTGCAACACTATGGTGTGCGGACAGCTTGTGTGAATGCTGTGGAGGAGATTTAATCTCCTGCTGTTAA
- the galE gene encoding UDP-glucose 4-epimerase GalE has product MKVLVTGGAGYIGSTVCSALLDRGHEPVILDSLVTGREEFTKNRIFYKGDIADKEILERIFKDHPDIKHAIHFAALIVVPDSVSNPYGYYTENVAKSLELFKNLNRLGCKNIIFSSSASIYDDVDNFMVTEKSPLNPRSPYARTKFMMEMILKDFCDAYDMKGIALRYFNPIGADPNMRSGVHVKFPSHVLGKLVDTALGRNPVFQITGVNWPTRDGSGIRDYIHVWDLAKAHVKAIENFEEAFKKSENPDGHYLVINLGTGNGVTVKELVSAFEKVYNQKINKEETDPRPGDVAGSYCNADTALKLLGWRAEKSIEDGISDALKWGEIRENIIKY; this is encoded by the coding sequence ATGAAGGTTCTAGTTACAGGAGGAGCAGGATATATTGGAAGTACAGTATGCTCAGCTTTATTAGACAGAGGGCATGAGCCGGTTATACTGGATTCCCTAGTTACTGGTAGAGAAGAATTTACGAAAAATAGAATTTTTTATAAGGGAGATATAGCAGATAAAGAAATTTTAGAAAGAATATTCAAAGATCATCCAGACATAAAACATGCTATTCATTTTGCTGCGTTAATTGTTGTTCCTGATTCAGTATCAAATCCATATGGCTATTATACTGAAAATGTAGCGAAGTCATTGGAACTATTTAAAAATTTAAATAGATTAGGTTGCAAAAACATTATTTTTAGCTCCTCAGCATCAATATATGATGATGTGGATAACTTTATGGTAACTGAAAAGTCTCCATTGAATCCTAGAAGTCCATATGCAAGAACTAAATTTATGATGGAAATGATATTAAAAGACTTTTGTGATGCTTATGATATGAAAGGGATTGCTTTAAGATACTTTAATCCAATAGGAGCAGATCCAAATATGAGATCTGGGGTACATGTGAAGTTTCCATCCCATGTGCTTGGAAAGCTTGTAGATACAGCACTTGGAAGAAATCCAGTGTTCCAAATTACTGGAGTAAATTGGCCTACTCGTGATGGTTCCGGAATTAGAGATTATATCCATGTATGGGATTTAGCAAAGGCTCACGTAAAAGCTATAGAGAATTTTGAAGAAGCTTTTAAGAAGTCTGAAAATCCAGATGGACATTATTTAGTTATAAATCTTGGAACAGGAAATGGTGTAACAGTAAAAGAGTTAGTTAGTGCTTTCGAAAAAGTTTATAATCAAAAAATAAACAAGGAAGAAACTGATCCGAGACCAGGGGATGTTGCTGGTTCCTATTGTAATGCAGATACTGCATTAAAGCTTCTTGGATGGAGAGCTGAAAAAAGCATTGAAGATGGAATTTCGGATGCCCTTAAATGGGGGGAAATAAGAGAAAATATTATTAAATACTAA
- the trpS gene encoding tryptophan--tRNA ligase, whose protein sequence is MEEKKKVIFSGIQPSGQLTLGNYLGAIKNWVKLQEEYDCYFCVVDLHAITVKQEPKDLRTRTLEVMSIYMAAGIDPEKNTIFIQSHVPAHSEAAWLLNCYSYMGELGRMTQYKDKSQKYGESIASGLFNYPVLMAADILLYQTDLVPVGSDQKQHLELARDLAQRFNNLYSETFVVPDPYISKTGAKIMDLQDPTKKMSKSDDNPNSFILIMDPPEVIRKKVSRAVTDSIGAVKYTDEQPGVKNLMTILSTITGESFEEIEKKYEGQGYAQFKKDVAEAIVAELEPIQIKVKELVANKAYLESIYKAGAEKANYIANKTLRKMQKKIGFIPVSK, encoded by the coding sequence ATGGAAGAAAAAAAGAAAGTAATATTTAGTGGAATTCAGCCTTCAGGTCAGCTGACCTTGGGTAACTATTTGGGAGCCATTAAGAATTGGGTAAAACTACAGGAGGAATATGATTGCTACTTTTGTGTTGTGGATTTACATGCTATTACAGTTAAACAGGAGCCAAAAGATTTAAGAACACGAACCTTAGAAGTTATGTCTATCTATATGGCTGCAGGCATTGACCCTGAAAAGAATACCATCTTTATACAATCACATGTACCTGCTCACAGTGAAGCGGCATGGCTTTTAAACTGCTACAGCTACATGGGAGAACTGGGAAGAATGACTCAATATAAGGACAAATCTCAAAAATATGGAGAATCAATAGCGTCAGGATTATTTAACTATCCAGTGTTAATGGCTGCGGATATTCTTCTCTATCAAACTGATTTAGTACCTGTAGGCAGCGATCAAAAACAGCACTTAGAGCTTGCTAGAGATTTAGCTCAAAGGTTTAACAATCTTTATAGTGAAACTTTTGTAGTTCCAGATCCTTATATATCAAAAACAGGTGCAAAAATAATGGATTTACAGGATCCAACAAAGAAGATGTCAAAGTCAGATGATAATCCAAATAGCTTTATTTTAATAATGGATCCACCAGAAGTAATTAGAAAAAAGGTATCTAGAGCTGTAACTGATAGTATAGGAGCTGTAAAATATACTGATGAGCAGCCTGGAGTTAAAAATCTAATGACAATATTAAGCACCATAACAGGAGAATCCTTTGAAGAAATAGAGAAAAAATATGAGGGTCAAGGATATGCTCAGTTTAAAAAAGATGTGGCAGAAGCAATAGTGGCAGAACTTGAACCAATTCAAATCAAGGTAAAAGAACTTGTTGCAAATAAAGCATACTTAGAGAGTATATATAAGGCTGGTGCAGAAAAAGCCAATTATATAGCAAATAAAACCTTAAGAAAGATGCAAAAGAAGATTGGATTTATACCTGTGTCTAAATAA
- a CDS encoding class IV adenylate cyclase, which yields MQEIETRIIDIDVDDIREKLLSLGTEKVKVENQINNIFDFTDKRLLSKNGYARIREVEDLLHGYSHYYMTTKTLVSQEKYKIMDEHEIEISNAEEGKKIFLSLGLELIQSIKKYRESYRYKNTLIEIDINDKSFCPFPYIELESDNEEEIKEIVHLLGYSMKDTTSKTIYELLDDKGVKGL from the coding sequence ATGCAGGAAATCGAAACAAGAATAATTGACATAGATGTAGACGATATAAGAGAAAAACTTCTTAGTCTAGGTACAGAAAAAGTCAAAGTAGAAAACCAAATAAACAATATATTTGATTTTACTGATAAAAGACTTTTATCTAAAAATGGGTATGCAAGAATACGAGAAGTTGAAGATCTTCTTCACGGTTATTCCCATTACTATATGACTACTAAAACCTTAGTAAGCCAGGAAAAGTATAAAATAATGGATGAACACGAAATTGAAATAAGTAATGCTGAAGAAGGTAAAAAGATATTTTTATCTCTTGGCTTAGAACTTATTCAATCTATAAAAAAATACAGAGAAAGTTATAGATATAAAAACACTTTAATTGAAATAGATATTAATGATAAAAGTTTTTGTCCCTTTCCATATATTGAGCTAGAATCAGATAATGAAGAAGAGATAAAAGAGATAGTACACCTGCTTGGTTATTCTATGAAGGATACCACTTCAAAAACAATTTATGAATTATTAGATGATAAGGGAGTTAAAGGCTTGTAA